A genome region from Nocardioides cynanchi includes the following:
- a CDS encoding NADH-quinone oxidoreductase subunit M, with translation MSGFPFLSVLIALPLLGAIVTAALPQGHAKVLPKQVALGVSVLTLVVAVVMAFGYHVHDGFQFTEDQTWIKAFGAHYAVGVDGLGLLMVLLTVVLVPIVIGASWYDADAGHTKAFFAWVLALEATAVAVFAATDVFFFYVVFEATLIPAYFLIGGFGRDGRRRAAVKFLIYQLAGGLVMLASVIGLYVVSADHGTPSYLLSDLSGLSIDPATQKWLFVGFFIAFAVKAPMFPVHTWLADTTEQATTGTSVLLVCVLDKIGTFGMLRYCLGILPDASRWATPVVVTLALISIVYGALVAIGQDDMLRLIGLTSLSHFGFIVLGIFVFTSQGSAGAILYMVNHGIGTAALFLVAGYVIKRRGTSSIRAMGGVEKVAPVMAGLFLVFGLAALGLPGLSPFVSEMLVIIAAFQHHWWTGAIAVSAIVLAAFYVLWMYQRTMTGTGVGSSMEADPEREVTRDLDRREVGTLAPLFLTLVLFGFYPMPLLNVINPFVQDTLQQVGVVDPAPTVTSPASGLVAQNAGGQQ, from the coding sequence ATGAGCGGCTTCCCCTTCCTCTCGGTCCTGATCGCCCTGCCCCTGCTGGGCGCGATCGTCACCGCCGCCCTCCCGCAGGGCCATGCCAAGGTGCTGCCCAAGCAGGTCGCGCTCGGTGTCTCGGTGCTGACGCTCGTCGTCGCCGTGGTGATGGCGTTCGGCTACCACGTGCACGACGGCTTCCAGTTCACCGAGGACCAGACCTGGATCAAGGCCTTCGGTGCCCACTACGCCGTCGGCGTCGACGGCCTCGGCCTGCTGATGGTGCTGCTGACCGTCGTCCTCGTGCCGATCGTGATCGGCGCCAGCTGGTACGACGCCGACGCCGGGCACACCAAGGCGTTCTTCGCCTGGGTGCTGGCGCTCGAGGCCACCGCCGTGGCGGTCTTCGCGGCCACCGACGTCTTCTTCTTCTACGTCGTCTTCGAGGCGACGCTGATCCCGGCGTACTTCCTGATCGGCGGCTTCGGCCGCGACGGGCGTCGCCGGGCCGCGGTGAAGTTCCTGATCTACCAGCTCGCCGGCGGCCTGGTCATGCTGGCGTCGGTGATCGGCCTGTACGTCGTGTCCGCCGACCACGGCACCCCGTCGTACCTCCTCAGCGACCTGTCCGGCCTGAGCATCGACCCCGCGACCCAGAAGTGGCTGTTCGTGGGCTTCTTCATCGCCTTCGCGGTCAAGGCCCCGATGTTCCCGGTCCACACCTGGCTGGCCGACACCACCGAGCAGGCGACCACCGGCACCAGCGTGCTGCTGGTCTGCGTGCTCGACAAGATCGGCACCTTCGGGATGCTGCGCTACTGCCTGGGCATCCTGCCCGACGCCTCACGCTGGGCGACGCCGGTCGTGGTCACGCTGGCCCTGATCTCGATCGTGTACGGCGCGCTGGTGGCGATCGGCCAGGACGACATGCTCCGCCTGATCGGTCTGACCTCGCTGTCCCACTTCGGCTTCATCGTGCTGGGCATCTTCGTCTTCACCAGCCAGGGCAGCGCCGGCGCGATCCTCTACATGGTCAACCACGGCATCGGCACCGCCGCCCTGTTCCTGGTGGCCGGCTACGTGATCAAGCGCCGGGGCACGTCGTCGATCCGGGCCATGGGTGGAGTCGAGAAGGTGGCACCGGTGATGGCCGGGCTGTTCCTCGTCTTCGGTCTGGCCGCGCTCGGGCTGCCCGGGCTCTCGCCGTTCGTCTCCGAGATGCTCGTGATCATCGCGGCGTTCCAGCACCACTGGTGGACCGGCGCCATCGCGGTCTCGGCGATCGTGCTCGCGGCGTTCTACGTGCTCTGGATGTACCAGCGCACGATGACCGGCACGGGGGTCGGCAGCTCGATGGAGGCCGATCCCGAGCGCGAGGTCACCCGTGACCTCGACCGCCGTGAGGTCGGCACGCTGGCGCCGCTCTTCCTGACCCTGGTGCTCTTCGGCTTCTACCCGATGCCGTTGCTGAACGTGATCAACCCCTTCGTCCAGGACACGCTCCAGCAGGTCGGCGTCGTCGATCCCGCACCGACCGTGACGTCACCGGCGTCCGGCCTGGTCGCGCAGAACGCTGGAGGACAGCAGTGA
- the nuoL gene encoding NADH-quinone oxidoreductase subunit L has product MFVLAEGVTAPVVHPGSADGVLSLIWLVIALPALGAAILLVGGPLAKGRLDKSGHLIGAALPVVSFLISLVMFVSLLGRDSSSRQVGQHLFTWFEVGGLHVGFDLLYDPLSALFLLLITGVGSLIHIYSIGYMEHDERRRRFFGYLNLFVAAMLTLVLSANYLGLFLGWEGVGLASYLLIGFWQYKPSAAAAAKKAFIVNRVGDIGLSLGIGLFFVTFGTTDFSIISAAAPRASEGTMTALGLLLLLAACGKSAQVPLQSWLLDAMEGPTPVSALIHAATMVTAGVYLIVRSNFIFDYAPHARTVVVIVATVTLLYGAIIGCAKDDIKKALAGSTMSQIGYMMLGAGLGIAGYPFAIFHLLTHGFFKANMFLGAGSVMHGMDDDVDMRHYGALQKAMPVTFITFAMGYLAIIGFPGFSGFWSKDKIIETALTQNWLVGVLAMIGAGITGFYMTRLMLMTFFTEKRWADGVHPHESPSVMTVPLMVLAALSALGGLMLAGNWIVDFLSPIVGTAPEESPPLPSLVISLIVVVIVGVGVATAWFLVGRRDVPREAPQDVSFATRAARAELYGNEVNDTLVIGPGGRLVGGLTTMDRHGVDGVVEGGALAIGGVGSVLRRAQNGFVRSYALSVLLGALLVVLALLAVNAA; this is encoded by the coding sequence ATGTTCGTTCTCGCTGAGGGCGTGACGGCTCCGGTCGTGCACCCCGGATCGGCCGACGGGGTGCTCTCCCTGATCTGGCTGGTCATCGCGTTGCCGGCCCTCGGTGCGGCGATCCTCCTGGTGGGCGGGCCGCTGGCCAAGGGACGCCTGGACAAGTCCGGTCACCTGATCGGGGCCGCCCTGCCCGTGGTCTCGTTCCTGATCAGCCTGGTCATGTTCGTCTCGCTGCTGGGCCGCGACAGCAGTTCCCGCCAGGTCGGCCAGCACCTGTTCACGTGGTTCGAGGTCGGCGGGCTGCACGTGGGCTTCGACCTGCTCTACGACCCCCTGTCGGCGCTGTTCCTGCTGCTGATCACCGGGGTCGGCTCGCTGATCCACATCTACTCCATCGGCTACATGGAGCACGACGAGCGTCGGCGCCGCTTCTTCGGCTACCTCAACCTCTTCGTCGCGGCGATGCTCACGCTGGTGCTGTCGGCGAACTACCTCGGCCTCTTCCTGGGCTGGGAGGGCGTCGGCCTCGCGTCGTACCTCCTGATCGGCTTCTGGCAGTACAAGCCCTCGGCAGCGGCCGCTGCCAAGAAGGCCTTCATCGTCAACCGGGTCGGAGACATCGGTCTCTCGCTGGGCATCGGCTTGTTCTTCGTCACCTTCGGCACGACCGACTTCAGCATCATCAGCGCGGCCGCACCGCGGGCGTCCGAGGGCACGATGACTGCGCTCGGCCTGCTGCTCCTGCTGGCCGCCTGCGGCAAGTCCGCCCAGGTGCCGCTCCAGTCCTGGTTGCTCGACGCGATGGAGGGCCCGACGCCGGTCTCGGCCCTGATCCACGCGGCCACCATGGTGACCGCCGGTGTCTACCTGATCGTGCGGTCCAACTTCATCTTCGACTACGCACCACACGCCCGCACGGTCGTCGTGATCGTGGCCACGGTGACGCTCCTGTACGGCGCGATCATCGGGTGCGCCAAGGACGACATCAAGAAGGCCCTGGCCGGGTCCACGATGAGCCAGATCGGCTACATGATGCTGGGCGCCGGGCTGGGGATCGCCGGCTACCCGTTCGCGATCTTCCACCTGCTCACCCACGGCTTCTTCAAGGCCAACATGTTCCTCGGCGCCGGCTCGGTCATGCACGGCATGGACGACGACGTGGACATGCGCCACTACGGCGCTCTGCAGAAGGCGATGCCGGTCACCTTCATCACCTTCGCCATGGGGTATCTCGCGATCATCGGCTTCCCGGGCTTCTCCGGCTTCTGGTCCAAGGACAAGATCATCGAGACCGCGCTGACCCAGAACTGGCTGGTCGGTGTGCTGGCCATGATCGGCGCCGGCATCACCGGCTTCTACATGACCCGGCTGATGCTGATGACCTTCTTCACCGAGAAGCGCTGGGCGGACGGTGTGCACCCCCATGAGTCGCCGAGCGTGATGACGGTGCCGCTGATGGTGCTGGCCGCGCTGTCGGCGCTCGGCGGCCTGATGCTGGCCGGCAACTGGATCGTGGACTTCCTGTCCCCGATCGTCGGTACCGCGCCCGAGGAGAGCCCGCCGCTGCCCTCACTGGTGATCTCGCTGATCGTGGTCGTGATCGTCGGCGTCGGCGTGGCCACCGCGTGGTTCCTGGTCGGCAGGCGCGACGTGCCCCGCGAGGCACCGCAGGACGTCTCCTTCGCGACCCGCGCCGCCCGCGCCGAGCTGTACGGCAACGAGGTCAACGACACCCTGGTGATCGGTCCCGGCGGCCGCCTGGTCGGAGGGCTGACCACGATGGACCGGCACGGCGTCGACGGGGTCGTCGAGGGCGGCGCCCTGGCGATCGGGGGTGTCGGCAGCGTGCTGCGGCGCGCCCAGAACGGCTTCGTCCGCTCCTACGCCCTGTCCGTGCTCCTCGGCGCCCTGCTGGTCGTCCTGGCCCTCCTGGCGGTGAACGCAGCATGA
- the nuoK gene encoding NADH-quinone oxidoreductase subunit NuoK, whose product MTPYVVLSAIVFNIGVVGVLTRRNALVVFMCVELMLNASNLALVAFAKQNGNLDGQIAAFFVMVVAAAEVVVGLAIIMTIFRTRRSASVDDASLLKY is encoded by the coding sequence ATGACCCCGTACGTCGTCCTGTCGGCCATCGTCTTCAACATCGGGGTGGTCGGTGTGCTCACCCGGCGCAACGCGCTGGTGGTGTTCATGTGCGTGGAGCTGATGCTCAACGCGTCCAACCTCGCGCTCGTGGCCTTCGCCAAGCAGAACGGCAACCTCGACGGCCAGATCGCCGCCTTCTTCGTGATGGTGGTGGCCGCGGCCGAGGTCGTGGTCGGGCTGGCGATCATCATGACCATCTTCCGCACCCGCCGGTCGGCCTCGGTCGACGACGCGAGCCTGCTGAAGTACTGA
- a CDS encoding NADH-quinone oxidoreductase subunit J: MTTFWILAPVIVLAALGILFVRKAVHAAMLLAIVMISLAMLYLVLDAPFLFAAQIIVYTGAILMLFLFVVMLVGVDASDSVVETIKGQRVMAIIGGLLLGTTFVLGLSQISLGTVVGLDAANDNGNNISALADILFGKYVFAFETTSALLITAAVGAMVLAHRERLEPKPSQASLAAQRLRDYAESGKHPGPLPTPGVFARHNAVDTPALLPDGTASEASISRVLAARGTVRSAPALADDITHIEQQLGDTSHAGRDQSAPATTEEEAPA, translated from the coding sequence GTGACCACCTTCTGGATCCTCGCGCCGGTGATCGTGCTGGCCGCACTCGGCATCCTGTTCGTCCGCAAGGCCGTCCACGCCGCGATGCTGCTGGCGATCGTGATGATCAGCCTGGCGATGCTCTACCTCGTCCTCGACGCGCCGTTCCTCTTCGCCGCGCAGATCATCGTCTACACCGGCGCGATCCTGATGCTGTTCCTCTTCGTGGTGATGCTGGTCGGCGTCGACGCGTCCGACTCCGTGGTCGAGACGATCAAGGGCCAGCGCGTGATGGCGATCATCGGCGGCCTGCTGCTGGGCACGACGTTCGTGCTCGGGCTCAGCCAGATCAGCCTCGGCACCGTGGTCGGCCTCGACGCCGCCAACGACAACGGCAACAACATCTCGGCGCTGGCCGACATCCTGTTCGGCAAGTATGTCTTCGCCTTCGAGACCACCAGCGCCCTGCTGATCACCGCCGCGGTCGGAGCGATGGTGCTCGCCCACCGGGAGCGCCTCGAGCCCAAGCCCAGCCAGGCCAGCCTGGCCGCCCAGCGGCTGCGTGACTACGCCGAGAGCGGCAAGCACCCCGGACCCCTGCCGACGCCCGGTGTCTTCGCCCGGCACAACGCGGTGGACACCCCGGCCCTGCTGCCCGACGGCACCGCCTCGGAGGCCTCGATCTCCCGCGTGCTGGCCGCACGCGGTACGGTCCGCTCCGCGCCGGCCCTGGCCGACGACATCACCCACATCGAGCAGCAGCTCGGAGACACGTCCCACGCCGGACGCGACCAGTCGGCTCCGGCCACGACCGAGGAGGAGGCCCCCGCATGA
- the nuoI gene encoding NADH-quinone oxidoreductase subunit NuoI, which produces MSPTAEEPKSLKEQLWDPVAGFGVTFRTMFKKVVTEQYPFEKQPTAPRFHGRHQLNRWPDGLEKCIGCELCAWACPADAIYVEGASNTDDERFSPGERYGRVYQINYLRCILCGLCIEACPTRALTMTNEYELADDNRADLIYEKSDLLAPLLPGMEQPPHPMRLGDDEGDYYRGTFKASDSPTGAGPSTEVTG; this is translated from the coding sequence ATGAGCCCGACGGCAGAGGAGCCGAAGAGCCTCAAGGAGCAGCTCTGGGACCCGGTAGCCGGGTTCGGCGTGACCTTCCGGACCATGTTCAAGAAGGTCGTCACCGAGCAGTACCCCTTCGAGAAGCAACCGACGGCGCCGCGCTTCCACGGCCGTCACCAGCTCAACCGCTGGCCCGACGGGCTGGAGAAGTGCATCGGCTGTGAGCTGTGCGCCTGGGCCTGCCCGGCCGACGCGATCTACGTCGAGGGCGCCAGCAACACCGACGACGAGCGCTTCAGCCCGGGGGAGCGGTACGGCCGCGTCTACCAGATCAACTACCTGCGCTGCATCCTGTGCGGCCTGTGCATCGAGGCCTGCCCGACCCGTGCGCTGACGATGACCAACGAGTACGAGCTGGCCGACGACAACCGCGCCGACCTGATCTACGAGAAGTCCGACCTCCTCGCGCCGCTCCTGCCCGGCATGGAGCAGCCGCCGCACCCGATGCGGCTCGGCGACGACGAGGGTGACTACTACCGCGGCACGTTCAAGGCCTCCGACAGCCCCACCGGCGCCGGCCCGTCGACGGAGGTGACCGGGTGA
- the nuoH gene encoding NADH-quinone oxidoreductase subunit NuoH, whose product MTSLVATAAGLEQFGQDPWWLVLLKAVLIFLILVLLTLFNIWFERRVVARMQHRIGPNVNGPFGLLQSLADGVKLALKEDIIPKAADKVVFLAAPVIATVPAFITFSVIPFGPEVKLPWSDRHTPLQLTDMPVAVLFVMAIASIGIYGIVLGGWSSGSTYSLLGGLRSSAQMISYEVSMGLALVAVFLYAGSMSTSQIVAAQSKWWFGLILMPSFVIYTISMVGETNRAPFDLPEAEGELVGGFHTEYSSLKFALFFLAEYINMATVSALATTLFLGGWHAPFWIDHLWAGANSGYWPFLWFMGKVLFFIFVFIWLRGSLPRMRYDQFMAFGWKRLIPFSLVWIVAVAAIRTASLDGGVDRKYLLIGLGVAVVLFLAIFFVGDSAVASEDETVDTTPQGYDGGFPVPPMPAGGPVRGAAAGLTFDTGRTVRSVDTTTPVQVGEDR is encoded by the coding sequence ATGACGTCTCTGGTCGCCACGGCGGCCGGGCTCGAGCAGTTCGGGCAGGACCCGTGGTGGCTCGTGCTGCTCAAGGCCGTGCTGATCTTCTTGATCCTGGTGCTGCTGACGCTGTTCAACATCTGGTTCGAGCGCCGGGTCGTGGCCCGGATGCAGCACCGGATCGGCCCCAACGTCAACGGCCCGTTCGGACTCCTGCAGAGCCTCGCGGACGGCGTGAAGCTGGCCCTGAAGGAAGACATCATCCCCAAGGCAGCCGACAAGGTGGTCTTCCTGGCCGCGCCGGTGATCGCCACCGTCCCCGCGTTCATCACCTTCTCGGTGATCCCGTTCGGACCCGAGGTGAAGCTGCCCTGGAGCGACCGGCACACCCCGCTCCAGCTCACGGACATGCCGGTCGCGGTGCTGTTCGTGATGGCGATCGCCTCGATCGGGATCTACGGCATCGTGCTCGGCGGCTGGTCGAGCGGCTCGACCTACAGCCTGCTGGGCGGCCTGCGCTCGAGCGCCCAGATGATCTCCTACGAGGTCTCCATGGGCCTCGCCCTGGTCGCGGTGTTCCTGTACGCCGGCTCGATGTCGACCAGCCAGATCGTGGCCGCCCAGAGCAAGTGGTGGTTCGGGCTGATCCTGATGCCGTCGTTCGTGATCTACACGATCTCGATGGTCGGTGAGACCAACCGCGCGCCGTTCGACCTGCCCGAGGCCGAGGGCGAGCTGGTCGGCGGCTTCCACACCGAGTACTCCAGCCTGAAGTTCGCGCTGTTCTTCCTGGCCGAGTACATCAACATGGCCACGGTCTCCGCGCTGGCCACCACCCTGTTCCTCGGCGGCTGGCACGCGCCGTTCTGGATCGACCACCTCTGGGCCGGCGCCAACAGCGGCTACTGGCCGTTCCTGTGGTTCATGGGCAAGGTGCTGTTCTTCATCTTCGTGTTCATCTGGCTGCGCGGGAGCCTGCCGCGGATGCGCTACGACCAGTTCATGGCCTTCGGCTGGAAGCGGCTGATCCCGTTCTCCCTGGTCTGGATCGTCGCCGTGGCCGCGATCCGGACCGCCTCGCTCGACGGCGGCGTCGACCGCAAGTACCTCCTGATCGGTCTCGGTGTCGCGGTGGTCCTCTTCCTGGCCATCTTCTTCGTCGGCGACTCGGCCGTGGCCTCCGAGGACGAGACGGTCGACACCACCCCGCAGGGGTACGACGGCGGGTTCCCCGTGCCGCCGATGCCTGCGGGTGGGCCCGTTCGCGGCGCTGCGGCCGGGCTCACCTTCGACACCGGCAGGACCGTGAGATCCGTGGACACCACGACACCAGTGCAGGTTGGAGAGGACCGATGA
- a CDS encoding NADH-quinone oxidoreductase subunit G has protein sequence MTAAEVEKTDLVTLTVDGVQVSVPKDTLVIRAAEQVGVQIPRFCDHPLLEPVGACRQCLVDIPDAGNGRPFPKPQASCTIPVAEGMVVSTQATSEVADKAQQGIMEFLLVNHPLDCPVCDKGGECPLQNQAMSNGRGESRFAASGGVKRTFPKPINISAQVLLDRERCVLCARCTRFSEQIAGDPFIALIERGALQQVGIYEREPFESYFSGNTIQICPVGALTSADYRFRSRPFDLVSTPSVAEHDACGSAIRVDHRRGRVMRRLAGNDPQVNEEWITDKDRFAFTYAHADDRITYPRIREDGELRPASWPEAFAVAARGLSAAGATGVLTGGRVTAEDAFAYSTFARVALGTHDIDFRARPHSAEEEAFLAAEVVLRSPGNGAVTYADLETANSVLLVGLEPEDEAGSIFLRLRKANREHRTRVWSVAPFATNGLRKMGGTLIAARPGSEAEVLDGLAHDGDVEIDSAGVILVGERMATVPGALTAAARLARTTGARLAWVPRRAGDRGAVEAGCLPGLLPGGRPVADASARVDAATAWGVDSLPEQPGRDGDAIVAALAAGELGGLVVGGVDPDDTADPAAFRAALEAADFVVAMDLRETDVTRAADVVFPVAPVTDKAGTFVNWEGRTRPFEAVFTNPTSLPETRILAGIAEELGRPLGFRTVAEARAAMTDLGPWDGDRAAPPESQPATKATAPKTNELALATWKLMLDNGSMQDNEKPLAATARTPVCRVSRQAAAALGPMVTLTGDRGSVTLPVEATDDLADDTVWVPANSVGNGVLADLASPGSGVRVKGTDQ, from the coding sequence ATGACTGCCGCCGAGGTCGAGAAGACCGACCTGGTGACGCTGACCGTCGACGGCGTCCAGGTCAGCGTCCCCAAGGACACCCTGGTGATCCGGGCCGCCGAGCAGGTCGGCGTCCAGATCCCGCGGTTCTGCGACCACCCGCTGCTCGAGCCCGTGGGCGCCTGCCGCCAGTGCCTGGTCGACATCCCCGACGCGGGCAACGGCCGACCCTTCCCCAAGCCCCAGGCGTCGTGCACGATCCCCGTCGCCGAGGGCATGGTCGTGAGCACGCAGGCCACCAGCGAGGTCGCCGACAAGGCGCAGCAGGGGATCATGGAGTTCCTCCTGGTCAACCACCCGCTCGACTGCCCGGTGTGCGACAAGGGCGGCGAGTGCCCCCTTCAGAACCAGGCCATGAGCAACGGCCGCGGCGAGTCCCGCTTCGCCGCCTCGGGCGGGGTGAAGCGGACCTTCCCCAAGCCGATCAACATCTCCGCCCAGGTGCTGCTCGACCGCGAGCGCTGCGTGCTCTGCGCCCGGTGCACCCGGTTCTCCGAGCAGATCGCGGGCGACCCCTTCATCGCGCTGATCGAGCGGGGTGCCCTGCAGCAGGTCGGGATCTACGAGCGGGAGCCCTTCGAGTCCTACTTCTCGGGCAACACCATTCAGATCTGCCCGGTCGGTGCGCTCACCAGCGCGGACTACCGCTTCCGGTCGCGTCCCTTCGACCTGGTCTCCACTCCCTCGGTGGCCGAGCACGACGCGTGCGGCTCGGCGATCCGGGTCGACCACCGGCGCGGCCGGGTGATGCGCCGGCTGGCCGGCAACGACCCGCAGGTCAACGAGGAGTGGATCACCGACAAGGACCGCTTCGCGTTCACCTACGCCCACGCCGACGACCGGATCACCTACCCCCGGATCCGCGAGGACGGCGAGCTGCGGCCGGCATCGTGGCCCGAGGCGTTCGCCGTGGCGGCACGGGGGCTGTCTGCTGCCGGTGCCACCGGCGTGCTCACCGGTGGCCGGGTCACGGCCGAGGACGCCTTCGCCTACAGCACGTTCGCCCGGGTGGCGCTCGGCACCCACGACATCGACTTCCGCGCCCGGCCACATTCGGCCGAGGAGGAGGCCTTCCTGGCCGCCGAGGTCGTGCTGCGCTCACCCGGCAACGGCGCCGTGACGTACGCCGACCTCGAGACCGCCAACTCCGTGCTGCTGGTCGGCCTCGAGCCCGAGGACGAAGCCGGCTCGATCTTCCTGCGGCTGCGCAAGGCCAACCGCGAGCACCGCACCCGCGTCTGGTCGGTCGCGCCGTTCGCGACCAACGGCCTGCGCAAGATGGGCGGCACCCTGATCGCCGCCCGGCCCGGGTCCGAGGCCGAGGTCCTCGACGGGCTCGCCCACGACGGTGACGTCGAGATCGACAGCGCCGGCGTGATCCTCGTCGGTGAGCGCATGGCGACGGTGCCGGGTGCCCTGACCGCCGCGGCCCGGCTCGCCCGGACCACCGGTGCCAGGCTCGCCTGGGTCCCACGCCGGGCGGGTGACCGTGGGGCGGTCGAGGCCGGTTGCCTGCCCGGTCTGCTGCCCGGTGGCCGGCCAGTGGCCGATGCCTCGGCCCGCGTGGACGCCGCGACCGCGTGGGGCGTCGACTCGCTGCCCGAGCAGCCCGGCCGCGACGGCGACGCGATCGTCGCCGCGCTGGCCGCCGGTGAGCTCGGTGGGCTCGTGGTCGGAGGCGTCGACCCCGACGACACGGCCGACCCCGCCGCCTTCCGCGCTGCGCTCGAGGCGGCAGACTTCGTGGTCGCGATGGACCTGCGCGAGACCGACGTGACCCGTGCCGCGGACGTGGTGTTCCCGGTCGCCCCGGTCACCGACAAGGCCGGCACGTTCGTGAACTGGGAGGGTCGGACCCGCCCGTTCGAGGCCGTCTTCACCAACCCGACCTCACTGCCGGAGACCCGGATCCTGGCAGGGATCGCCGAGGAGCTCGGCCGTCCGCTGGGCTTCCGCACCGTCGCCGAGGCGCGTGCCGCCATGACCGACCTCGGCCCGTGGGACGGCGACCGGGCCGCCCCCCCCGAGTCCCAGCCGGCGACCAAGGCGACGGCACCGAAGACCAACGAGCTCGCCCTGGCGACCTGGAAGCTGATGCTCGACAACGGCTCCATGCAGGACAACGAGAAGCCCCTCGCGGCCACCGCCCGCACCCCCGTGTGCCGGGTGTCGCGACAGGCGGCCGCCGCGTTGGGTCCGATGGTCACTCTGACCGGTGACCGCGGCTCGGTCACGCTGCCGGTCGAGGCGACCGACGACCTGGCCGACGACACCGTGTGGGTACCGGCCAACTCGGTCGGGAACGGCGTGCTGGCCGACCTGGCCTCGCCCGGGAGCGGCGTACGTGTGAAGGGAACCGACCAGTGA
- the nuoF gene encoding NADH-quinone oxidoreductase subunit NuoF produces the protein MTDVLTPVLTDNWDQDRSWTLAAYEDRGGYGALKTALGMSQDDVITAVKDSGLRGRGGAGFPTGMKWSFIPQDNPRPKYLVVNADESEPGTCKDVPLMMASPHTLIEGVIISSYAIRASHAFIYVRGEVLHVVRRLQRAMQEAYDAGHLGQDIHGSGYSLDLVIHAGAGAYICGEETALLDSLEGRRGQPRLRPPFPAVAGLYASPTVINNVESIASVPSIIGNGAAWFSAMGTEKSKGFGIFSLSGHVTNPGQYEAPLGITLRTLIDLAGGVRHGHELKFWTPGGSSTPILTDQHLDVPLDFEGVGAAGSMLGTRALQIFDETTCVVRAVLRWTEFYKHESCGKCTPCREGTWWLVQTLTNLEKGIGSEADLDLLLDQCDNILGRSFCALGDGATSPISSSIQYFRDEYLQHLREGGCPFDPVAATVFSAEGAAS, from the coding sequence GTGACCGACGTCCTCACCCCGGTGCTCACCGACAACTGGGACCAGGACCGCTCGTGGACCCTCGCCGCCTACGAGGACCGGGGCGGTTACGGCGCGCTGAAGACCGCGCTGGGTATGAGCCAGGACGACGTAATCACCGCCGTCAAGGACTCCGGCCTGCGCGGGCGCGGTGGCGCCGGTTTCCCGACCGGCATGAAGTGGAGCTTCATCCCGCAGGACAACCCGCGGCCCAAGTACCTCGTGGTGAACGCCGACGAGTCCGAGCCGGGCACCTGCAAGGACGTCCCGCTGATGATGGCGAGTCCGCACACCCTGATCGAGGGCGTGATCATCAGCAGCTACGCGATCCGGGCGAGCCACGCCTTCATCTACGTGCGCGGCGAGGTGCTCCACGTCGTACGCCGGCTCCAGCGCGCGATGCAGGAGGCCTACGACGCCGGTCACCTCGGCCAGGACATCCACGGCTCCGGCTACAGCCTCGACCTCGTGATCCACGCCGGCGCCGGTGCCTACATCTGCGGTGAGGAGACCGCGCTGCTCGACTCGCTCGAGGGTCGCCGCGGACAACCGCGCCTGCGTCCGCCGTTCCCCGCGGTGGCAGGCCTCTACGCCAGCCCCACCGTGATCAACAACGTCGAGTCGATCGCGTCGGTGCCGAGCATCATCGGCAACGGTGCGGCGTGGTTCTCCGCGATGGGCACCGAGAAGTCCAAGGGCTTCGGCATCTTCAGCCTGTCCGGCCACGTCACCAACCCGGGTCAGTACGAAGCGCCGCTCGGCATCACCCTGCGCACGCTGATCGACCTGGCCGGTGGCGTGCGGCACGGACACGAGCTCAAGTTCTGGACCCCCGGCGGCTCGTCCACCCCGATCCTGACCGACCAGCACCTCGACGTCCCGCTCGACTTCGAGGGCGTGGGCGCCGCCGGCTCGATGCTCGGCACCCGAGCCCTGCAGATCTTCGACGAGACGACCTGCGTCGTGCGCGCCGTGCTCCGCTGGACCGAGTTCTACAAGCACGAGTCGTGCGGGAAGTGCACGCCCTGCCGCGAGGGCACCTGGTGGCTGGTGCAGACGCTGACCAACCTCGAGAAGGGGATCGGCAGCGAGGCCGACCTCGACCTCCTGCTGGACCAGTGCGACAACATCCTGGGCCGGTCGTTCTGCGCGCTGGGGGACGGCGCCACCAGCCCGATCTCCAGCTCCATCCAGTACTTCCGTGACGAGTACCTCCAGCACCTCCGTGAGGGGGGCTGTCCGTTCGACCCGGTGGCCGCCACCGTGTTCTCCGCCGAGGGAGCCGCCTCATGA